A window from Pseudobacteriovorax antillogorgiicola encodes these proteins:
- a CDS encoding YbhB/YbcL family Raf kinase inhibitor-like protein, which yields MKFDKKYLSTFIALGLVGQLVACQKKAGEEETDEESPKTEEQQTSSEIQTPEPDQVSEEQQADFTPEAVEPPPPVVEPLPPPPPVVIPDAPMSFALQSPSSSISNQGTIKLRFSDLTGSEEISIYSDAACTESLATAVANSDVFDVEVGLSTEKIYSLYATFSIDGVRSACSGVSVDYTYDATISEISGISFVGLTGSIGSDRTPTLRVDGVGDGDTVFLYKNSNCLVSGQVGFGIASGNSIDITLSSAALPSDSAYNFHARSEDNAGNVSSCTSFSLGYQLDTSAPDAPSSVTLTDPGTSLGLDTTPTFSVAGVNVGDTLLLYNDAACMNEYASTTVTTNPMSIDSSNISSDGTYQFYSAAIDAAGNKSDCSTSFASYTLDVSKPSLNTVTLTSGGGKNVAGIDGKAILTFQASEQLSSTTVTIHGRSVTANNISGNTWQAVYTFLGSDPSGSIGFTIDYEDQAANAGNQVTATTDGSMLNYDSTNYSPTFSVSSQVVAEGAPINLDINDTNSGNDTDNNGTAIAYTCYYDMVADGEVSNTNPCSAITGMSFGTSDGILQWAPDYDAAGVYELKVVGTDSVLDGEAIFTLTVNNTNRPPSLPSYSQRSLYDNDNYSFDVSDASTGNDLDVDGDTIAYSCYYDELLDGVVADSNLCSEIAGLNFNETQGLFSWAVKASNAGTYEFRITGSDSDLTGDSVFEINVVIDISKQPQLSVIGSNTTSYFSSLSDNNQVSMNGTLLGTYQAGDTFTLTTSAGDLMECTGGCFAVTPVEGTAAWTTRTYASTLLSTYMGRYDTAKIVVAAFDQAAYVEIKQDGVTHATGTIPAGTIQEFTNIVHNVGALWIESDQDIAAYVSTKASGDSEYDRDGRVITAAAKTSLAFVSGGGGTPAAVSTTEDDTVVAAYRNDGTNFSDTIDIKDILTVTHTTAKQSSEASAIAVYSSKPTVTTQHADGDGTNASPSLPKSMLSTHFVAPIEGDYASFASFEQGEVFVVDSTNTVVTRIQMTRSGSASELAPYAATYNISSIAVGTRFMCTSPCLGIYEPRSNDDETLMTGTNNSSFLLSSTDFVAGGSLPAASMGNQGSCSGTNNFPNLTWANASWGTKSLAIIVEDQDNNNVHLNLVDVDPSLGSLGTLIADAGSVTFPSGLAGENSFSVVGWTGFCDNHTYSFKVYAMSINIGSAVNDMTRAAFEASYGSQIIDSYELQGTP from the coding sequence ATGAAGTTTGACAAAAAATATCTTTCTACGTTCATCGCCTTAGGTCTGGTCGGGCAACTAGTTGCTTGTCAGAAAAAGGCTGGTGAAGAGGAAACAGATGAAGAGTCGCCGAAAACTGAGGAACAGCAGACCTCGTCCGAAATACAAACTCCTGAGCCTGATCAGGTTTCTGAGGAGCAACAAGCAGACTTTACGCCTGAAGCAGTAGAGCCTCCACCTCCAGTCGTCGAGCCACTACCACCTCCTCCACCAGTTGTAATTCCTGATGCTCCTATGTCGTTCGCCTTGCAAAGCCCGTCGTCTTCCATCAGTAATCAGGGGACAATCAAGCTTAGATTTAGCGACCTCACGGGAAGCGAAGAAATTTCTATTTATAGCGATGCAGCTTGCACCGAAAGCCTTGCTACAGCTGTTGCAAATTCAGATGTTTTTGATGTTGAGGTGGGTCTTTCAACTGAAAAAATCTATTCTCTGTATGCAACCTTTTCTATCGATGGAGTGCGGTCAGCATGTTCTGGTGTGTCAGTAGATTATACCTACGATGCAACGATCAGCGAGATATCCGGAATATCATTCGTTGGCTTGACAGGAAGCATTGGCAGCGATCGGACACCAACGCTCAGAGTTGATGGTGTTGGTGATGGAGATACAGTATTTCTATACAAGAATAGCAATTGTTTGGTGTCGGGGCAGGTAGGATTTGGAATTGCCTCGGGAAATTCAATTGACATTACCTTGTCTTCAGCCGCGCTGCCGAGTGATAGTGCCTATAATTTCCATGCTCGGTCAGAAGATAATGCCGGTAACGTATCAAGTTGCACAAGCTTTTCTTTAGGCTACCAGTTGGATACGTCTGCACCAGATGCACCTAGCTCAGTGACACTAACGGACCCTGGGACAAGTTTAGGTCTCGATACGACACCGACATTTAGCGTGGCTGGTGTTAATGTTGGTGACACTCTTCTTCTTTACAACGATGCAGCGTGCATGAATGAGTATGCTTCGACTACAGTAACCACAAACCCCATGAGCATCGATAGCTCGAATATCTCGTCGGATGGTACCTATCAGTTCTACTCCGCAGCAATTGACGCCGCTGGAAACAAGTCCGATTGCTCAACGTCATTTGCATCCTATACGCTTGATGTTTCTAAACCAAGCTTGAACACCGTGACTCTTACCTCGGGTGGTGGCAAGAATGTGGCAGGTATCGATGGTAAAGCGATTCTGACCTTTCAAGCCAGTGAGCAGCTTTCATCAACGACTGTAACGATTCATGGTCGCTCAGTAACAGCGAACAATATATCTGGTAACACCTGGCAAGCAGTTTATACCTTCTTGGGTTCCGATCCTTCCGGTTCGATTGGGTTCACCATTGATTACGAAGATCAGGCAGCTAATGCAGGGAATCAGGTGACAGCTACAACTGATGGTTCGATGCTAAACTACGATAGCACCAACTACTCACCCACTTTTTCAGTTAGTAGCCAAGTTGTTGCAGAAGGTGCCCCGATCAATCTCGATATCAACGACACCAACTCGGGGAACGATACAGATAATAATGGTACTGCCATAGCCTACACTTGCTACTATGATATGGTGGCAGATGGTGAAGTATCAAATACAAACCCATGTTCTGCCATCACAGGCATGAGCTTTGGTACCAGTGATGGTATTTTGCAGTGGGCGCCGGATTATGATGCTGCTGGCGTCTATGAGTTGAAAGTTGTGGGAACTGATTCGGTTCTCGATGGTGAGGCGATATTTACCCTGACAGTTAACAATACAAATCGCCCACCAAGCTTACCAAGTTACAGCCAGAGAAGTCTGTATGATAACGATAATTATAGTTTCGATGTGAGCGATGCAAGCACTGGCAACGATCTTGATGTGGATGGAGACACCATAGCCTATAGCTGCTATTATGATGAACTTTTAGATGGAGTAGTTGCTGATTCAAATTTGTGTTCAGAAATTGCTGGTCTAAATTTTAACGAAACTCAGGGTCTATTTAGTTGGGCTGTGAAAGCTAGCAACGCAGGAACCTACGAATTTCGAATTACTGGTTCTGATAGCGATCTCACAGGAGATAGTGTTTTTGAAATCAATGTAGTTATCGATATATCGAAGCAACCACAGCTTTCGGTGATCGGCAGTAACACGACGAGTTACTTTTCATCTCTAAGTGACAACAATCAAGTATCAATGAATGGCACATTGCTAGGAACCTATCAAGCTGGAGATACTTTTACACTAACGACATCAGCGGGAGATCTGATGGAGTGTACAGGGGGGTGTTTTGCTGTTACACCGGTTGAAGGTACTGCCGCTTGGACTACAAGAACCTATGCTTCCACCTTGCTTTCGACGTATATGGGGCGCTATGACACAGCGAAGATTGTAGTCGCTGCCTTTGACCAAGCTGCCTATGTAGAAATAAAACAGGATGGGGTAACTCACGCTACCGGCACGATCCCTGCGGGAACTATTCAAGAGTTCACAAACATTGTGCATAATGTGGGAGCCTTGTGGATCGAAAGTGATCAAGATATCGCAGCCTATGTTTCAACCAAGGCATCAGGGGATAGTGAGTACGATCGCGACGGGCGTGTTATCACCGCGGCAGCAAAAACGTCGTTGGCTTTCGTTTCAGGTGGTGGCGGCACTCCGGCAGCGGTAAGCACTACAGAAGATGATACTGTTGTTGCAGCATACCGAAACGATGGAACTAATTTCTCTGATACGATCGATATCAAGGATATCCTCACGGTAACCCATACCACGGCGAAGCAAAGCTCAGAAGCTTCAGCAATCGCCGTGTATTCATCAAAGCCAACTGTAACGACACAACATGCTGATGGTGATGGTACAAATGCTTCCCCTTCCTTGCCGAAGAGTATGCTTTCAACCCACTTTGTTGCACCTATCGAGGGCGACTATGCATCGTTCGCATCTTTCGAGCAGGGTGAAGTGTTTGTTGTGGACTCAACAAATACTGTGGTAACAAGGATTCAAATGACCCGCAGTGGTAGTGCTTCCGAACTTGCACCTTATGCCGCTACTTATAACATTTCATCGATTGCTGTAGGAACTCGGTTCATGTGTACCTCACCATGCCTTGGGATTTACGAGCCGCGTAGTAATGATGATGAAACTTTAATGACTGGTACTAACAATAGTTCATTTCTTCTCAGCTCAACGGATTTTGTTGCTGGTGGGTCGCTTCCAGCGGCAAGTATGGGGAACCAAGGCTCATGCTCCGGCACCAATAATTTTCCAAATCTCACCTGGGCCAATGCTTCTTGGGGGACAAAGTCCCTTGCGATCATTGTTGAAGACCAGGATAACAATAACGTCCATCTCAACCTTGTGGATGTCGATCCGAGCCTGGGTAGTTTAGGGACTTTGATAGCAGATGCAGGTTCTGTAACCTTTCCTTCAGGTTTGGCGGGTGAAAATAGCTTTAGCGTAGTCGGTTGGACAGGCTTCTGTGATAACCATACCTATAGCTTTAAAGTTTACGCCATGAGTATCAACATAGGAAGTGCAGTCAACGATATGACTAGGGCTGCTTTTGAAGCAAGCTATGGAAGTCAGATCATTGATTCCTACGAACTGCAAGGCACTCCTTAG